ACTGCCTGCTTATTCCACCTGCAGCGAGCTCTACCAGGATCAGGTCTCCTTCCACCACAGTCCTGCTACCAGCACTACCCTCGGCTACCCCAGCAATGACTACCACACCACCTCCAAGCCCTCCATGGACGGGAGCCTTTTCTCTATGATCCCAGACTATAACCTCTTCCATCATCAGGGTGAGGTTGGCATGATGGAGCACAAGCCTTTCCAGTCCATGGACCCCATTCGTGTCAACCCCCCACCCATCACCCCACTAGAGACCATTCGAGCATTCAAAGACAAGCAGATTCATCCAGGTTTCATGGGCGGGCAGCAGCATGCTCCTCAGCACCACCAGCCACCACAGACACTAACACTCAAACCAATCCGACCACGGAAGTACCCAAACCGGCCCAGCAAAACCCCTGTGCATGAGCGGCCACATGCCTGCCCAGCAGAAAACTGTGACAGACGCTTCTCCCGTTCAGATGAACTGACACGCCACCTCCGCATCCACACGGGTCACAAACCCTTCCAGTGCCGCATATGCATGCGCTCCTTCAGCCGAAGCGACCACCTGACTACCCACATCCGCACGCACACGGGCGAGAAGCCCTTCTCCTGTGAATTCTGTGGACGCAAGTTTGCCCGGAGTGATGAGCGCAAGAGACATGCCAAAGTTCACCTCAAGCAGAAGGACAAGAAGCCGGCCGACAAGGGGAGTGGAGCAGCTGGCAGCCACAGCTCACCCCCCAATTCCTGTGGTGGCAGTGGGGGGCCCAGCGGTGGCAACATCATGACTGTCACTACCTGTGCTTAGGATGGACCATCACCATGCCCTAACATaagactggggagggagggatcctATCCACAATGAGACAAATAggtgactctttctctctctttttctcttacACTCCATCTCTTTAATTTTTTATTTCCATGTAATATTTCCCTCCTCTATTTGGAGATGTTATCTTGTAAGAGTATGGGAAGAAGAGGACATAGACAGGAGAGACAGCAACTGTGTGAATGTTTGCAAGCAGAGGGGCATCATGGCTGTCGAAGAGGATATGGCATATCTTTGATAATGAAATTCAAGTTTCTGAAGTGATACTATATCATGTATTGTGTTTTCTGAGAAATTCACCAAAAATCTTGGATGATGGGATTCCAAAAAATGATGATTTGGGTTTAGATTGAATTACAACTGGGCGTAGAATAAGGTGAGCTATGTTTGGGATGTATGCATTTATTTCATCTGGTTGTTTAAAAGTGCAATTGGTTGTATTTGTGTACTGTTGTTGATACCTTATTTGCTGCACTTTCCATTGCCTTGTCTTTTTgttgtaaaatacttttttacacatattttttattattattattgtttctcAAAAGAATGTGCCAAACGTTTTGGGATAATACTGCTAAGTTTGTTTTCTTAATTGTGCCTGGGATTAACCAAACATTACAAATACATAAACTATGTTTCCAACATTGATTTAAGGCAGATTGTTAACATTAGCCCCAAAATACTAAAACTTGTTATTTTATTATAATTTGAGCAATTATAAGTATCACAGTTACAACTCAGTTGGTCAAAATCCTTTTGCTATAAACTCAAAAACATCAGCATAAAAAAAACCCATTAATATTGGTTTTGTCCATCCAAACCCGATCCTGTGTTCAATGGACCAGTCTTTGGTGGTAATCTATTGTCGTCTGATGCACACTAAATAAAATGGATTGCAACATTAATGTTAAATCTTCATGAACTGATGAAGAATGTAACATATTCACTACAAATTACACAAATCCATGACAGAAAGCTTATCAAGATACCCAAGATAAAACAAAAAAACTATATTTTAAGTTTAGTGCTtatgtttctttaaaaaaatatatattaccgTCTATCTTCCAAGGGTTCCCCTTGGTCACATTTATATGTGTATTTAAAGACACACTCGACCAAACTTGAAGTGAAATGCTAAGAGCGCAGAGAATAAGACTGAAACATTGAAATACCTGCATCTATACTACAAGTCAACATTTCTGAATAACAACAGAGATGAAGAGGGCCTTTTATCTGTGCATTCACTGAGAGACCTGCCAGTTATATTCATGTAATTAGAGATattgtaaaataaaatgttttgcaTATTGTTACAATGAGCAACATCTTTAAGAAATACTATAGAATCTACATGGTATTGCCATGTTTACACCTACTATTTTGAGAGATactgaatttaaaatggttaTTCTTTTTTGTATAGTGAGAGATATATACAGGTACTTCAACTTTTATACTCAGACTGTCAAAGGCACCATATACTTCAGTATTAAATTGTGCAtttgtatgcatgtgtatgtAGAAGTACAATATATAAAAACAaatgtatacatacacacatttcTTATTGACTGAATGCTTGTGCAGAAGGGGTCTTAAAATGCTTCTTGTAAAGTAATGATAATGCAGAAAGTTTTGTGAACACAAGTCATTACACAAGACATGAGCATTGACAGTGCCAAATGGGGTTCATTATCTTCCATTTCAAAACGATCTAATATTATTTGTACCTACTATAGGGTTCTTAGCAGAAAGTGGTTTGAGGAAACACTAAATGTGTTCTTAAACTAAATAAACAAAAATCTGAACAAACACCTTTGTATTTCAATTGCAAACAAGCCTGTAATGTATGGATTCCAAAGTTCAGACAAATATATTGAAAAAAAGAAGCCTAGTACACAGTATGCAACATTTTTCACTATCCACGTGGATTTTTAGATCAGTAAGGCAATATCAGTATGCAATATACAGTCTTGCAAGTCTGGCATTGACTGAAGGCTACGCTACTTGAATTACTTTAGATTCAGATAAATACATTTC
This sequence is a window from Oncorhynchus keta strain PuntledgeMale-10-30-2019 chromosome 14, Oket_V2, whole genome shotgun sequence. Protein-coding genes within it:
- the LOC118393183 gene encoding early growth response protein 3-like; its protein translation is MTGKLADKLPLTMSSLINTIPDSLYPEEDIPTSMNIFTNTDSINHYSQMNTDNIMDLGMGSDKGNAEIQYGSSFQSSRSGQPVTYLGKFAFDTPPSGGMGGSGWCSDNNIISLVSAGILGVSPSPGTITTQTSSSGASMGGQSSDMEQVYGPPLPAYSTCSELYQDQVSFHHSPATSTTLGYPSNDYHTTSKPSMDGSLFSMIPDYNLFHHQGEVGMMEHKPFQSMDPIRVNPPPITPLETIRAFKDKQIHPGFMGGQQHAPQHHQPPQTLTLKPIRPRKYPNRPSKTPVHERPHACPAENCDRRFSRSDELTRHLRIHTGHKPFQCRICMRSFSRSDHLTTHIRTHTGEKPFSCEFCGRKFARSDERKRHAKVHLKQKDKKPADKGSGAAGSHSSPPNSCGGSGGPSGGNIMTVTTCA